In the genome of Pirellulales bacterium, the window GTTGGTCGGCCAGAATGTCAGCGGGTGGACGTTCCAGCTTGGCACGCCACGAAATTCGGCCACGCCCGCGTCGTTCGTTAGCGCGCGGAATTCAGTTGGCGTGTAGCCCAAATTAAAGCTATCGGGCTCACCCGGTTTATGGAGCAGCCAAAGGAAAAGTTCTGTCCCGACAATCGGCATATCTTCAGCGTCGACCAGCCGGATCTTCACGGTCTTGGAATCGGCGAGTTGGAATCGAACTGGTGGTTGGTTGAGCCAATCCGCGCGAGGCGCGTCATCGCGCGGATTGGTGACAACGCGGTAATCGAATCCTTCGCCGGGCTTTGTGGCGTAGAGCATCTGAAGCGGGACATCGGCCGGCAGTTTCAACTCGCCGCTGCCATCGGTGGCGGTTATGGCGCTCACCAGTGGCGCGTTGTGGATCAGCGCGCCAACCCGCGCTCCGGCCGCGGGCTTTCCCTCCGCGTCCCCGACATGCACCGGCAGCCGACGACACTTGGCAAGCTCGATCCGGATGGGAGACTCAGCGCTTGGGGGATCGTTCCGGTTGGCCGCGAATGTGCCGAGCCGATCGCCACCAGCATCCTCCGCGATAATGACAAGTTGCTTCGCACGCTTCTTGAGCACATTGAGCACAAAATGCCCGTCGCCGTCGGTGGTCGCTTCGGTGAGATCACCGTCCGCAATGCCACGAACCCGGGCGTTCGGCGCGCCCTGAGAATCGGCATCCACTACCCGACCCGAGATGGCCACACGCGCCTCATCGGCGAAAACCTCCGAGTGGCGGAACACGGGGCCAAACAAGGCGACAAATGGCAACAACAACCACAAGAGTTGACGGCGCATCGGAAATCTCCTTAACGAGAAGAGTAACCGTTCACACCTTGGAATAAGAAACTGCGCTTCGCGCGGCGGCACATACGAGCGGCGCCGAAGAACAATCATGCGGCAATCCGCCAGACAACCTCCCCTTCCGCCGCTGCGCCAAGTGTTCTTATACCCTTTGCGGCGCACGCTAGCACGCGCTCCTGAATATTCCACGCCCAGCGGGCGGAAATAACCCCGATCCCGCCTATGAGGGAGTATGCCGACCCTGCCCGCTACGCCTTCTGCAGCTTCGGCTGCCCGGCTTCTACCACGAAAGCCGCCTTGGTCTCCACCGGCGCGCCCGGCCTGGAGATGTACGGCACCACCTGGTAGTCGCTGCGCCACTCGCCCGGCGTGATCGTGCAGCGCACGTAGCCGCGCTGCTGACCGTGAAACTTGACAAACGGGTTCTCCGCGTACAGTTCCGCCAGCTTGCTCGGCTCCGCCCGGCCGTCGCCGCCAGAACTGATCGAGGTCCCCACAAACTCCACCGCCACATTCTGCGAACCCAGGTCGTCGAAGTCGGCGATCAATTCATTGGCCCAGTGGCTATGAATGTCGCCGGTGATTACCACCGGGTTGCTGATCTTGCGGTCGTGCAAATATTTGATGACCCGCCGGCGGTCCACTTCGTAGCCCGGCCATTGATCCATGCTGTACGACTGCTTTTCGTGCGGCGCGCGGTCGACGCGGGCCATCATGATCTGTTGCGCCAGCACGTTCCATTTGGCGGGCGAAGCGGCCAGCCCCTGCTCCAGCCATTCGCGCTGCGCGGCGCCCAGCACCGTGCCGTTGGGGTCGAGCGCCCCGCCGCTGTCGGTTTGCTTGACGCCGCTGCGCGGCTGATCGGTGCGATACTGCCGCGTGTCCAGCACATGAAACTCTGCTAGCTGCCCAAACGACGCCCGCCGATAGAGCGACATGTCCGGCCCCTTCGGCAAGCACGACCGCCTTAGTGGCATGTGTTCGTAATACGCCTGATACGCCTGCGCACGCCGCTGCAAGAATTCTTCGCGCGGCTGCTTGCTTTCGGGGATGTCGCCCGCGTAGTTGTTCTCCACCTCGTGATCGTCCCAGGTGACGATCCACGGCGCGAGATGGTGCATTGCCTGCAATAGCGCGTCGGTCTTGTACTGGGCGTACCTGCCGCGATAGTCGGCCAACGTCATGATCTCGGGGCCCAAGTGCTTGCGCACTCCCTTGGGGCTGGCGCCCCCTTCATAAATGTAGTCCCCCAGATGGAACACCAGGTCCAGATCGTCCTTGGCCATATGCTCATAGGCCGTGTACAATCCCGACTCATAATGCTGGCACGAGGCAAACGCCATCCGCAGCTTCTCGGGCGTGGCGCCGGCCGCCGGCATGGTGCGTGCCCGCGCCTTGGGGCTTTCGTCGTTCCCCATTTTGAACCGGTACCAGTACCACCGATCGGGCGCCAGGCCATTCACTTCCACATGCGCCGAGTGCGCCCACTCGGGTGTGGCCGTCGTCGATCCTTCTTGCACGATCTTGGAAAAGCCCTCGTCGTCCGCCACCTGCCAAGACACCTCGACCGGCTCCGGCGGCATGCCGCCCCCTTCGAGCGGTTTGGGCGCCAAACGCGTCCACAGCACGAAGCCATCGGCGCTCGGATCGCCCGAAGCGACGCCTAACTGAAACGGGTAATCCGCCAGCTTCAAGTTGCGCCGCACGGCGCCATAGGTTCGTGACGACCAAACGGCCGCTGCCGCTAGCGAACTGGTGGTGGCCAGAAACGAGCGGCGGCTCAATCCGCCAGGAGCGTTGCGATATGCGAACGACATGGGCGATCACCTCAGGGCAAAGCGGACGAGTCGATCCAAGTTGGCCCATTTTGGTCGCCGCTTCAATCGATTGTCAAAGCGCCGCGCCGCGGACGCTCGTTTCCTCAGCCGACGAACGCTACATTGAAGCGCGATCGAACTTCAATCGTTTTCCGGGAGCACCGCCATGAAATACGCCTCGCTGATGCTGTTTGCGCTTGTCCTTACTCCCCAATGGTCGCCCGCCGCGGACTGGCCCCAGTGGCGCGGCGTCCACCGCGACAGCATCTCTCAGGAAACGGGCCTCCTGCCCATGTGGCCAGAGGGTGGCCCCAAGCTGGTCTGGCACGCCAAGGACATTGGCGATGGCTATTCCACCCCGAGCGTTGTGGGTGACTCGATTTATCTGCTATCGAGTCGTGGCGTCGAAGACGAATCGGTGCTGGCCCTCAGCGCCAAGGACGGCAGCCAGCGCTGGTCCACGCGGCTCGGCAAGGTCGGCAATCCAGAGCAAAAGCCCTCGTATCCGGGCGCCCGTTCGACTCCCACCGTCGATGGCGATTGGCTCTACGCCTTCAGTTCCGATGGCGATCTGGCCTGCCTCGATCGCAAAACCGGTCAGCCGCGCTGGCAAAAGAACGTGCGCGAGGCGTTCGGCGGCGAGTACGGCGAATGGGCCTATTCCGAGTCGCCGCTGATCGATGGCGATCGCGTGCTTGTCACCCCCGGCGGCCCCGAGGCCACCCTGGTCTGCCTCGACAAAGCCACTGGCGACCCCATTTGGAAGTGCGTCTCCCCCGACAAAGACAAGGCGTCTTACTCGTCGATGATTATCGCCAACATCGCCGGCGTGAAGCAGTATGTGCAGTTCATCGAAAAGGGATTAGTTGGCGTCGACGCCCAGTCCGGCAAGATCCTCTGGAAGTATGAGCGCACCGCCAAAGGCAGCATGGCCAACATCCCCACTCCCGTCGAAGCGGGCGGATTCATCTACAGCGCCACCGGCCGAGTGGGGGGAGGACTGGTCGAGGTGAAGCGCGCGGCCGATGGCCTGGTGGCCGAACAGGTCTATTTCGAGGCGAAACTTCCCACCGGAATTGGCGGCGCCGTGCTGGTCGATGGCTACCTCTACGGCACAAGCAGCCGCGCTATGATGTGCATCGACTTCAAGACGGGCGAGCTCAAGTGGGAAGACAAGTCGGTCGGCCCCAGTTCCATTTGCTACGCCGATGGCCGACTCTACTTGCACGGCGACACCGACGACGTCGCCCTGCTGGAACCCTCGCCAGAGGGCTACCGCGAGCGTGGCCGTTTCTCGCTCCCCGATCAGCCCGATCGGGGCCGTTCCAAGGCCTGGGCCTACCCGGTCATCGCCAACGGCCGCCTGTACTTCCGCGACCTCGGATCGCTCTGGTGCTACGACATCGGGCAAAAGTAGTCGCGGCTCAAAATTTGTGAACGGCCGGTGGCGGCGTTATCGTATAGCGCTCGTCGTTGCTTGCTAGATTTCACCCATTGTTCGCCAGGAGCGAATCCGATGCGTACGTCTTTGCGCCACGCGGTCTTGTGTTTTGCCGCGCTGCTGGCCGTTCATGCCACGGCCACGGCCGACGATAAAAAGCCCGCCGTGGCCCGCGGCGCGCAAGAAGAAATGGTCGCCATGCGCGATGGCGTCAAGCTGGCCACCAACATTTATCTGCCCAAGGGCAAAGGCCCCTGGCCGGTCGTGCTCACCCGCACGCCGTACTCCAAAGACGGCATGTTCGGCTCGATGTCGGGCCGCTACACCGGCGCCGATTATGTCTTTGTGATTCAAGACACGCGCGGCCGCTTTCGCTCCGAAGGAGAAT includes:
- a CDS encoding alkaline phosphatase D family protein, which produces MSFAYRNAPGGLSRRSFLATTSSLAAAAVWSSRTYGAVRRNLKLADYPFQLGVASGDPSADGFVLWTRLAPKPLEGGGMPPEPVEVSWQVADDEGFSKIVQEGSTTATPEWAHSAHVEVNGLAPDRWYWYRFKMGNDESPKARARTMPAAGATPEKLRMAFASCQHYESGLYTAYEHMAKDDLDLVFHLGDYIYEGGASPKGVRKHLGPEIMTLADYRGRYAQYKTDALLQAMHHLAPWIVTWDDHEVENNYAGDIPESKQPREEFLQRRAQAYQAYYEHMPLRRSCLPKGPDMSLYRRASFGQLAEFHVLDTRQYRTDQPRSGVKQTDSGGALDPNGTVLGAAQREWLEQGLAASPAKWNVLAQQIMMARVDRAPHEKQSYSMDQWPGYEVDRRRVIKYLHDRKISNPVVITGDIHSHWANELIADFDDLGSQNVAVEFVGTSISSGGDGRAEPSKLAELYAENPFVKFHGQQRGYVRCTITPGEWRSDYQVVPYISRPGAPVETKAAFVVEAGQPKLQKA
- a CDS encoding PQQ-like beta-propeller repeat protein, which gives rise to MKYASLMLFALVLTPQWSPAADWPQWRGVHRDSISQETGLLPMWPEGGPKLVWHAKDIGDGYSTPSVVGDSIYLLSSRGVEDESVLALSAKDGSQRWSTRLGKVGNPEQKPSYPGARSTPTVDGDWLYAFSSDGDLACLDRKTGQPRWQKNVREAFGGEYGEWAYSESPLIDGDRVLVTPGGPEATLVCLDKATGDPIWKCVSPDKDKASYSSMIIANIAGVKQYVQFIEKGLVGVDAQSGKILWKYERTAKGSMANIPTPVEAGGFIYSATGRVGGGLVEVKRAADGLVAEQVYFEAKLPTGIGGAVLVDGYLYGTSSRAMMCIDFKTGELKWEDKSVGPSSICYADGRLYLHGDTDDVALLEPSPEGYRERGRFSLPDQPDRGRSKAWAYPVIANGRLYFRDLGSLWCYDIGQK